From one Peredibacter starrii genomic stretch:
- a CDS encoding sensor histidine kinase — MSRFFSIVYVTALVRLKGYKAEEIIGQHFSKFYTFAANQRKHPQYELKIAKEQGRYEEEGWRVKKDGSEFWAQVTITRVTDDKGNHIGFAKVTRDLTERKINEDALVRANKELEIRVEQRTQELRMLMEEILTAQALIAGAQHDREKVMQTICDLITTIARADGALVVMPEGTNLTVKAVSGKITSFLDLKVPITGSLVGSAFKTGKIQRADDVSNDPRVDPTSTQATGVRSAMALPLGYQSKNIGVISVISFKPHAFTAREERILELMAGFLSAAISHADDYHELEEERLLIQNFIATLSHDLRNPLTAAKASAQMMARYGEQPDVRLRTSGRIVDSIDRADRMIKDLLDVSAMRSGQPLAMKFAECDLRAISMAAFEELSSVHGDRFVLDSPDKVIGIWNCDALRRILDNLLTNAVKYGDPIENIYVQIIQSDHHVILHVHNSGKGIPSNMLKTLFEPFRRAENALTSGKKGWGLGLSLVKGIVEAHHGKIEVESSDAKGTTFTIILPNGVSISDDHKSERRNY, encoded by the coding sequence TTGAGTCGATTTTTTTCTATTGTCTATGTCACAGCGCTCGTGAGACTCAAGGGATATAAGGCAGAAGAAATCATAGGTCAGCATTTCTCAAAGTTCTATACTTTCGCCGCCAATCAGAGAAAACATCCTCAATACGAATTAAAAATTGCTAAAGAGCAAGGCCGTTATGAAGAAGAGGGCTGGAGAGTTAAAAAAGACGGTTCTGAATTCTGGGCCCAAGTTACTATAACACGTGTAACAGACGATAAAGGTAATCACATCGGTTTTGCCAAAGTGACTCGAGATTTAACCGAAAGAAAAATAAATGAAGACGCTCTGGTTAGGGCAAATAAAGAATTAGAAATTCGTGTTGAACAAAGAACCCAAGAGCTCAGAATGCTCATGGAAGAAATTTTAACTGCCCAGGCCCTGATTGCAGGGGCTCAACATGATCGTGAAAAAGTCATGCAGACCATTTGTGATCTCATTACTACGATTGCTCGTGCAGACGGCGCACTTGTTGTTATGCCCGAAGGAACCAATCTGACGGTTAAGGCCGTAAGCGGTAAGATCACTAGCTTTCTCGATCTTAAGGTCCCCATCACAGGTAGTCTTGTGGGTTCTGCCTTTAAGACTGGTAAAATTCAACGGGCCGATGATGTCTCTAATGATCCTCGAGTTGATCCTACTTCTACTCAAGCGACGGGTGTCAGATCTGCGATGGCACTCCCACTAGGATATCAATCCAAAAATATTGGCGTAATTTCAGTTATCAGTTTTAAACCTCATGCATTTACGGCCCGTGAAGAAAGAATTCTAGAATTAATGGCAGGATTTTTATCAGCGGCCATTTCACATGCTGATGACTATCATGAGTTAGAAGAAGAAAGACTTCTCATCCAAAACTTCATAGCCACTTTGTCTCACGACTTAAGAAATCCTCTTACCGCCGCTAAAGCAAGTGCTCAAATGATGGCACGCTATGGGGAGCAACCTGATGTTCGACTTCGAACGAGTGGCCGAATTGTAGATAGTATTGACCGCGCTGACCGCATGATCAAAGATCTTTTGGATGTGAGTGCGATGCGCTCGGGTCAACCTCTTGCAATGAAATTTGCGGAGTGTGACTTAAGAGCAATTTCAATGGCAGCATTTGAAGAGCTTTCATCGGTACATGGTGATCGCTTTGTTCTGGATTCTCCGGATAAAGTTATTGGGATTTGGAATTGTGACGCTCTTAGAAGAATTCTTGATAACTTGCTCACGAATGCGGTTAAGTATGGTGATCCTATAGAAAATATCTACGTTCAAATCATTCAGTCCGATCATCATGTCATTCTACATGTACACAACAGTGGCAAGGGAATTCCAAGCAATATGCTGAAGACCCTGTTTGAACCATTTAGAAGAGCTGAGAATGCACTCACAAGCGGGAAGAAAGGCTGGGGGCTTGGTCTCTCACTAGTAAAAGGTATCGTTGAGGCACATCACGGTAAAATCGAAGTTGAAAGTAGTGACGCCAAAGGAACGACCTTCACAATTATTCTTCCGAATGGCGTGAGCATTTCTGACGATCATAAATCCGAAAGAAGAAATTACTAA
- a CDS encoding cytochrome P450, which translates to MKNPVLFLDECFTEGLQDIQTVRIGPKIFHLIFDPDLAQKILISESEVFVQNRSIFDRIKPITGDKGLVQLNGDESRLNRRKVRPMLLPSNMEEMKKIVLKNTNEAIENLRPGSFIDISDFMADLVLRNAFGMFLGIDIKQGAQDIVSEYKTLNQLCGNRMVSMLPLPLIIPTPTNLLIRRLRKSLRSKIQNTLKNKLPTTTNVHKIFFEDETLIDQCMTFLFAGHETTASSLAFTFLLLANHPQYMRQIKEGDEEIAHHVYMEALRLFPPAYMLAREASKGTNLNGVKINKGDQVLIGIKQIHHHPKFHSNPGTFSPERFQANVKSFLPFGLGPKNCIGEKVAYMEAEIIIKCFCERVQFGIFDSQIEYRPLVTLHPKSNQLLKIRDVIYGQ; encoded by the coding sequence ATGAAAAATCCCGTTCTTTTTTTGGATGAATGCTTCACTGAAGGCCTGCAAGACATTCAAACGGTTAGAATAGGCCCTAAGATCTTTCACTTGATTTTTGACCCCGATCTGGCGCAAAAGATTTTGATTTCCGAGTCGGAGGTTTTTGTTCAAAACAGATCTATCTTCGATCGAATCAAGCCAATCACTGGCGACAAAGGGTTGGTTCAGTTAAACGGTGATGAGTCTAGATTAAACCGCCGTAAGGTCAGACCAATGCTACTTCCATCGAACATGGAAGAAATGAAGAAGATCGTTTTAAAAAATACAAATGAAGCCATTGAAAACCTCCGACCGGGGTCCTTTATCGATATATCCGACTTTATGGCAGATTTGGTTTTACGTAATGCTTTCGGAATGTTTTTAGGAATAGACATTAAACAGGGTGCCCAGGACATTGTCTCAGAATATAAGACCCTTAATCAGCTTTGTGGAAATAGAATGGTTTCTATGTTGCCGCTTCCACTGATCATTCCGACACCCACCAATTTGTTAATTAGAAGATTGAGAAAGTCTTTACGCTCTAAAATACAAAATACTTTGAAGAATAAACTTCCAACAACTACGAATGTACACAAGATATTTTTTGAGGATGAAACATTAATTGACCAATGTATGACATTCTTGTTCGCGGGCCATGAAACTACCGCCTCTTCTTTGGCCTTTACATTTCTCTTGCTTGCAAATCATCCCCAATATATGAGGCAAATTAAAGAAGGTGATGAGGAGATTGCTCATCATGTTTATATGGAGGCGCTTAGGCTTTTTCCTCCTGCCTATATGCTTGCAAGGGAGGCGAGTAAGGGGACTAATTTGAACGGAGTAAAAATTAATAAAGGTGATCAGGTCCTGATAGGGATTAAACAGATTCACCATCACCCCAAGTTTCACTCGAACCCCGGGACATTTTCTCCTGAGAGATTTCAAGCAAACGTGAAGTCTTTTCTTCCTTTTGGTCTGGGGCCGAAGAATTGCATTGGGGAAAAGGTGGCCTACATGGAGGCAGAAATCATCATTAAGTGCTTTTGTGAAAGAGTTCAGTTTGGGATTTTCGATTCCCAAATTGAATATCGTCCTCTTGTGACTTTACATCCTAAGTCTAATCAGCTTTTAAAAATTCGTGACGTGATTTATGGACAATAA
- a CDS encoding LysR family transcriptional regulator, protein MDIDRIRYFNVFAETGSLVRASEVLHISQPALSKALKQLESELGMKLIEPEGRGLKLTASGLALRAETKGLLTQWLQVGEKVRRKEIAEPTRIGTFEVFSTYFLKHLANTVDFKNLELFELRPGKMEDALLKNEIDIGITYLPIPKAGLDLTEVTKVKMAVYGRKELLNKSLNELPFVVPLDPVEGAPTKVTGLDGWPDHKIPRKISYRVTLMESALELCRRGHAVAYLPSFVVDAHNEMLLAEYRLHEIQSPIPVKDRLQPVYLVHKTNNEDSKLHRQIAKALRAI, encoded by the coding sequence ATGGATATAGATCGAATTCGCTACTTTAATGTCTTTGCAGAAACTGGATCCTTAGTCAGGGCCTCAGAGGTCCTGCATATTTCACAACCTGCCTTGTCAAAGGCGCTCAAACAACTTGAATCAGAATTAGGAATGAAGCTCATAGAGCCTGAAGGTCGAGGACTGAAACTCACAGCTTCGGGACTTGCCCTGAGAGCAGAAACCAAGGGTCTTCTCACTCAATGGCTGCAAGTGGGAGAAAAGGTTCGTCGCAAGGAAATTGCCGAACCAACCCGAATTGGAACATTCGAAGTCTTCTCCACTTATTTCTTAAAGCATTTAGCTAATACCGTGGATTTCAAAAATTTGGAACTTTTTGAGTTACGTCCCGGGAAGATGGAAGACGCTCTATTAAAAAATGAAATTGATATTGGAATAACGTATTTACCTATTCCTAAAGCGGGACTTGATCTGACTGAAGTTACAAAAGTGAAGATGGCCGTTTATGGCAGAAAGGAACTACTTAATAAGTCGCTTAACGAGTTACCATTTGTGGTTCCCTTGGATCCAGTAGAAGGCGCGCCTACAAAAGTCACGGGCCTAGATGGCTGGCCAGATCACAAAATTCCTCGAAAAATTTCTTACCGAGTGACACTTATGGAATCAGCGCTTGAGTTATGTCGCCGAGGACATGCTGTTGCCTATCTTCCTTCATTTGTAGTGGATGCCCATAACGAAATGTTACTGGCAGAATATCGTCTGCATGAAATCCAAAGTCCGATTCCTGTTAAAGACAGACTTCAGCCAGTTTACCTGGTTCATAAGACGAATAACGAAGACTCTAAATTACATAGGCAAATTGCCAAAGCGTTGCGAGCGATTTAG
- a CDS encoding YidH family protein: protein MEYSELPKHWRDEIKGQNPDEALFQLSTHRTEMSKRRTILSDARSHMSNERTHLSYLRTSLSLMTFGITLNRFSVYLRENKITTTHHGLLHQTEYVGLAIVILGVIILMWALYRFRNVSQQIENNTYTSPKLSLTILTLAIIILGGLTVLWLFVFKG from the coding sequence ATGGAATATTCAGAATTACCAAAGCATTGGAGAGATGAAATAAAGGGACAAAACCCTGATGAGGCCTTATTTCAACTCTCAACCCATAGAACAGAAATGTCAAAGCGTAGAACAATTCTTTCAGACGCTCGCTCACATATGTCTAATGAAAGAACGCATCTTTCTTACCTTCGTACATCTTTATCTCTCATGACATTTGGAATCACACTCAATCGTTTTAGTGTTTATTTGCGAGAAAACAAAATAACGACTACTCATCATGGGCTCCTCCATCAAACAGAGTATGTTGGCCTAGCAATCGTTATATTGGGAGTCATTATTTTGATGTGGGCCCTATATCGATTCCGAAATGTAAGCCAACAAATTGAAAACAACACTTATACCTCTCCAAAGCTCTCCCTAACCATATTAACTCTCGCCATCATTATTTTGGGAGGGTTGACGGTCTTATGGCTGTTTGTTTTTAAAGGATAG
- a CDS encoding efflux RND transporter permease subunit translates to MFAKFVHRPVFAIVISVIIVFIGILSIKSLPVSQFPDVAPPRVVVTLSFPGSSADVLVKSSIITLEQAINGVQGMRYITSASTSAGEAMIQVYFNLGTDPNAALVQVKARVDQVMSKLPSLVQLEGVVVQPVQPSMLMYVNLYSTDKNADEKFLFNYSNVFLLPELKRITGIGQARILGSRQYAMRIWLNPDRMRAYGVSTADVMEAIKEQSLIARPGRTGQSSGKTAQSLEYVLVYEGQYNKPEQYENVIIRANPDGEVLYLKDIAKIELNSEFYNIYSNVDGYPAASIMFRQTAGSNASEVIAEIKGKLNELKKSFPPGMDYKITYDVSSFLDASIDKVIHTLFEAFVLVALVVFIFLGDWRSTLIPTIAVPVSLIGAFFFMKSFGLTINLITLFALVLAIGVVVDDAIVVVEAVHAKMAEEHLSPFAAVKEVLGEISGAVIAITFLMTAVFVPVAFMPGPVGVFYREFSVTMACSIVLSGVVALTLTPVLSAMILKPHDHSGHKSINPITKMINAFNVVFEKITDKYISFLKRITHNRFVTLLVIGGFTAGIVLISALVPPGFVPNEDQGMLYAIIQTPPGSTIEKTNDVAMKLQKVAKSIEGVDSVASLAGYEILTEGQGSNAGTCLISLKDWSKRKHSVHEIVEELEEKTRDFGAVIEYFEPPAVPGYGAAGGISLRMLDKTGSGDYQKFDEINKEFMANLKKRKELTGVFTFFSANFPQYELKLDRKVAMQKGVSIGKAMEDLNILVGSTYEQGFIRFGQFFKVYAQAAPEFRRLPTDILNLYTKNDKGEMVPYSSFVTMEKTQGPNEITRYNVYMSSAINALPNNGFTTGDAISAVKEEAKNLPHGYEVAWEGLTYDEAARGSEAVYIFLVVLIFVYLVLSAQYESFIIPLAVILSLPPGLFGSFFLLKAMGLANDIYAQIGLIMLVGLLGKNAVLIVEFAKQKQEQGMSVLDAAIEGAKARFRPILMTSFAFIAGLIPLVIATGPGAKANHTIGACALGGMLFGTIFGVIIVPGLYYVFGSIAAGKTLIKEEDDRPLTEEGHHYVN, encoded by the coding sequence ATGTTTGCTAAATTTGTACATAGACCTGTATTTGCGATAGTGATCTCGGTCATCATCGTATTCATAGGTATTCTTTCCATTAAATCTTTACCCGTCTCCCAATTCCCAGATGTGGCCCCTCCGCGTGTTGTGGTTACACTCTCCTTCCCAGGTTCTAGTGCCGACGTTCTTGTTAAGTCGTCTATCATTACCCTTGAACAGGCGATCAACGGTGTACAAGGGATGAGATATATCACGTCCGCTTCAACCAGTGCTGGCGAGGCGATGATTCAGGTGTACTTCAATCTTGGGACCGATCCGAATGCGGCCCTGGTCCAGGTTAAAGCGAGAGTTGATCAAGTAATGAGTAAGCTTCCATCTCTGGTGCAACTAGAAGGAGTGGTAGTGCAACCAGTTCAGCCTTCGATGCTCATGTACGTAAACCTTTATAGTACTGACAAGAATGCAGATGAGAAGTTTCTCTTTAACTACTCTAACGTTTTCCTTCTTCCTGAGTTAAAACGTATTACTGGTATCGGTCAGGCCCGTATTCTTGGTTCTCGCCAATACGCCATGAGAATTTGGCTTAATCCTGATCGCATGCGTGCTTACGGGGTTTCTACTGCTGATGTGATGGAAGCGATTAAGGAGCAAAGTTTGATCGCTCGTCCGGGTCGAACCGGTCAAAGTTCCGGCAAGACAGCGCAGTCACTTGAATACGTTCTCGTTTATGAAGGTCAGTACAATAAACCCGAGCAATATGAAAATGTCATCATTCGGGCCAATCCCGATGGTGAAGTTCTCTATTTGAAGGACATTGCGAAGATTGAACTTAATAGTGAGTTCTATAACATCTATTCGAACGTAGATGGTTATCCAGCTGCCTCCATTATGTTCCGTCAAACGGCGGGAAGTAATGCCAGTGAGGTAATTGCCGAGATTAAAGGAAAACTAAATGAGCTGAAAAAATCCTTCCCACCAGGAATGGATTACAAAATTACCTATGACGTATCAAGCTTCCTTGATGCTTCCATTGATAAAGTTATTCATACCCTTTTTGAGGCCTTCGTTCTGGTTGCCCTGGTGGTGTTTATCTTCCTTGGAGACTGGAGGTCGACTCTCATTCCAACCATTGCAGTTCCGGTGTCTCTCATCGGGGCATTTTTCTTTATGAAGTCTTTTGGACTGACGATTAACCTCATCACCCTGTTCGCACTTGTGCTCGCCATTGGGGTAGTGGTGGATGATGCAATCGTAGTGGTTGAAGCAGTTCACGCCAAAATGGCAGAAGAGCATCTCTCACCTTTTGCAGCGGTTAAAGAAGTGTTGGGCGAAATTAGTGGTGCGGTTATCGCTATTACTTTCCTCATGACTGCGGTGTTCGTACCAGTTGCCTTTATGCCAGGACCTGTAGGTGTGTTTTATCGAGAGTTCTCAGTAACAATGGCCTGTTCAATTGTGCTTTCAGGTGTGGTTGCTCTCACACTTACGCCAGTACTCTCCGCCATGATTCTAAAGCCACATGATCATAGTGGACACAAATCGATTAATCCTATCACTAAGATGATTAATGCTTTTAACGTGGTCTTTGAGAAAATCACTGACAAGTATATTAGTTTTCTTAAACGTATCACTCACAACCGTTTTGTCACACTCCTTGTAATCGGTGGTTTCACGGCCGGGATTGTTCTCATCAGTGCACTTGTTCCTCCTGGGTTTGTTCCTAACGAAGACCAAGGTATGCTTTATGCCATCATTCAAACTCCTCCTGGTTCAACTATTGAGAAGACCAATGATGTGGCGATGAAACTTCAAAAAGTGGCCAAATCCATCGAAGGTGTGGATTCCGTGGCCTCGCTCGCGGGTTACGAAATTCTGACTGAAGGTCAGGGCTCAAACGCTGGTACCTGTCTTATCAGTTTAAAAGACTGGTCTAAGAGAAAGCATTCCGTTCATGAAATCGTGGAAGAACTGGAAGAGAAGACTCGTGACTTTGGTGCGGTAATTGAATACTTCGAACCACCTGCCGTTCCGGGTTACGGTGCGGCCGGCGGTATTTCGCTACGAATGCTAGATAAAACCGGTAGTGGTGATTATCAGAAATTCGATGAGATTAATAAAGAGTTCATGGCCAATCTCAAAAAAAGAAAAGAGCTCACTGGTGTGTTCACCTTCTTCTCAGCTAACTTCCCTCAGTATGAGCTTAAACTCGATCGTAAAGTGGCCATGCAAAAAGGTGTTTCAATCGGTAAAGCGATGGAAGACCTGAACATTCTGGTTGGTTCAACTTATGAACAGGGTTTCATTCGATTCGGCCAATTCTTTAAAGTGTATGCTCAAGCGGCCCCTGAGTTCAGACGTCTTCCCACTGATATCTTAAACCTTTATACCAAAAACGATAAAGGCGAGATGGTTCCCTACTCTTCATTTGTGACAATGGAGAAGACCCAAGGTCCAAACGAGATCACTCGTTACAACGTGTATATGTCGAGTGCCATCAACGCGCTTCCTAATAATGGTTTCACCACAGGTGATGCTATTAGCGCAGTTAAAGAAGAGGCCAAAAATCTTCCACACGGATATGAAGTCGCCTGGGAAGGTTTGACTTATGATGAAGCGGCCCGAGGAAGTGAGGCCGTATACATCTTCCTAGTTGTGTTGATCTTCGTGTACCTGGTGCTTTCTGCTCAGTATGAAAGTTTCATCATTCCATTGGCGGTGATTTTGTCCCTTCCTCCTGGATTGTTTGGATCATTCTTCCTCTTGAAGGCCATGGGGCTGGCGAATGATATTTACGCTCAGATCGGTCTCATCATGCTGGTGGGTCTACTTGGTAAAAACGCGGTTCTTATTGTTGAGTTCGCAAAACAAAAGCAAGAACAGGGCATGAGCGTTCTAGATGCGGCCATCGAAGGGGCCAAAGCTCGTTTCCGTCCGATTCTTATGACTTCGTTTGCTTTTATCGCTGGTCTTATTCCACTTGTGATTGCAACTGGTCCGGGAGCAAAGGCCAACCATACAATTGGTGCTTGTGCTTTAGGAGGAATGCTTTTTGGAACAATCTTCGGTGTGATCATTGTTCCTGGTCTTTACTATGTCTTTGGTTCAATTGCTGCGGGCAAGACCCTCATCAAAGAAGAAGATGATAGACCTTTAACTGAAGAAGGACATCATTATGTTAACTAA
- a CDS encoding GNAT family N-acetyltransferase, which translates to MRYTIENKQPLPQEYCDLRKVAGLSPKTLEAAEISLPRSLFAVTIRDGERLIGMGRVIGDLGCFVQIVDIAVHPDFQGQKLGRVIMEHVMEFVKTECHRCAFVNLFADVGFLYQKFGFVNSVKSQGMYLDWSKV; encoded by the coding sequence ATGCGCTATACCATTGAAAATAAACAACCTTTACCCCAAGAATATTGTGATCTCCGAAAAGTCGCGGGCCTATCTCCCAAGACTCTTGAAGCCGCTGAGATTTCGCTTCCTCGCTCTCTCTTTGCAGTCACTATCCGTGATGGAGAACGTTTGATCGGCATGGGACGAGTGATTGGTGATCTAGGTTGCTTTGTTCAGATCGTAGACATTGCTGTTCATCCGGATTTTCAGGGACAAAAACTTGGAAGAGTCATCATGGAACACGTTATGGAGTTCGTGAAAACCGAATGCCATCGTTGTGCTTTTGTGAATCTCTTCGCAGATGTGGGCTTTCTTTATCAGAAGTTTGGTTTTGTGAATTCTGTAAAATCCCAGGGCATGTATCTAGACTGGTCAAAAGTTTAG
- a CDS encoding efflux RND transporter periplasmic adaptor subunit produces the protein MKTRSFLGGIATPALIACLMFFASCKEEVHHKEDSTYSVTRPWKKTVEVHQQYVAQIRAYQHIEIRSFEKGYLQNIFVDEGQLIKKGDKMFQTMPLLVQAEYDKAKAEFEISNIEYKQTEKLAKQKVVSANELALTKAKFEKKKAVLDLAKAHLDFTTITAPFDGYMDRFKVRLGSLVEEGELLTTLSDISQLWVYFNVSERDYLNYMALKKTSGGPGTVKLILANGKEYDQPGKIDTIEADFDNETGNVAFRASFANPDSLLRHGETGNVVLTEKIENALVIPQKATFEVLDKKYVFVVDDKGVVQQREIEIDKEVPHLFIVKSGLSEQDTVLLEGLGKVNKGQTIKTKFQQVPEVVKSLELAAN, from the coding sequence ATGAAAACTCGTTCATTTTTGGGTGGCATTGCCACTCCTGCTCTAATTGCGTGCTTAATGTTCTTTGCTTCTTGTAAAGAAGAAGTCCATCACAAAGAAGACTCTACTTACAGTGTGACTAGGCCGTGGAAAAAGACCGTCGAAGTTCATCAGCAGTATGTGGCGCAGATACGCGCATATCAGCACATTGAAATTCGATCTTTTGAGAAAGGCTATCTTCAGAACATTTTTGTCGACGAAGGTCAGTTGATTAAGAAAGGCGATAAAATGTTTCAGACCATGCCTCTTTTAGTGCAGGCCGAATATGATAAGGCCAAGGCAGAATTTGAAATCTCAAACATTGAGTATAAACAGACTGAAAAACTGGCAAAGCAGAAAGTTGTTTCCGCCAATGAACTAGCTCTTACTAAGGCCAAGTTCGAGAAGAAGAAAGCAGTCCTTGATCTCGCTAAGGCTCATCTGGACTTCACTACGATCACCGCCCCTTTCGATGGCTATATGGACCGCTTCAAAGTGCGACTTGGAAGTCTGGTAGAAGAAGGAGAACTCTTAACGACCCTTTCAGACATCAGTCAGCTTTGGGTGTATTTCAACGTTTCTGAAAGAGACTACCTAAACTATATGGCCCTCAAAAAAACCTCTGGCGGCCCTGGTACAGTGAAACTGATTCTCGCCAATGGGAAAGAATATGATCAACCAGGAAAGATCGACACCATCGAAGCGGATTTTGATAATGAAACTGGTAACGTGGCCTTCCGTGCGAGTTTTGCTAATCCAGACAGTCTTCTTCGTCATGGAGAAACCGGCAACGTTGTTTTGACTGAAAAAATCGAAAACGCTCTGGTTATTCCCCAAAAGGCAACCTTTGAGGTTCTAGATAAAAAATATGTGTTCGTAGTGGATGACAAAGGTGTTGTTCAACAAAGAGAGATTGAGATCGATAAAGAAGTTCCTCACCTTTTTATTGTTAAGTCAGGACTCTCTGAACAAGACACTGTCCTTCTTGAAGGTCTGGGTAAGGTCAATAAAGGTCAAACCATTAAGACTAAATTTCAACAGGTCCCTGAAGTTGTTAAGAGCTTAGAGCTCGCTGCTAACTAA
- a CDS encoding DUF1622 domain-containing protein, with protein sequence MDEDLLRTVVSYLVRLTEAGATIVIFTGTLICFFQYALLGLRPNSKYTFLGIRINLGRFLALGLEFQLASDLLRTAVAPSFEEIGKLAAVAAIRTSLNYFLSKETLSVKEDQVKHSEARQ encoded by the coding sequence ATGGACGAAGACTTACTCCGAACCGTCGTTTCGTATCTAGTAAGGCTGACCGAGGCCGGTGCTACGATTGTCATTTTCACCGGAACCCTTATCTGTTTTTTTCAATATGCCCTATTGGGACTTCGACCCAATTCAAAATATACCTTCCTAGGCATTCGAATTAATCTTGGAAGATTTCTGGCCTTGGGCCTGGAATTTCAGTTGGCCTCAGATTTACTACGAACTGCCGTTGCCCCTTCTTTTGAAGAAATTGGAAAATTGGCAGCAGTTGCCGCTATCAGAACCTCATTAAATTACTTTTTAAGCAAAGAGACGTTGAGTGTAAAAGAGGACCAAGTTAAGCACTCCGAGGCCCGCCAATAG
- a CDS encoding TolC family protein, translating into MLTKLKSASHILLCGLFLLEACAPTVPMLKKKANPLPSAFPTSESASTEGNSAEINWNEFFKDKQLDSLIELALKNNQELGILEQEISIANNEIMARQGEYLPKFNAGVDGGIEKTERFSTEDANSKTKFGRAGIAMSWEVDIWKKLRNATKSAYFSYLGSIEGKRYVTTNLIAEVANTYYELMALDNQLEIVKSYVKVLAQIRDMVDLQQKAGRVTTLPVKRFDAEVLKNKARQVELEQDLIITQNKMNLLLGRYPQDISRDSKDFFNITFSKISTSVPTKLLDNRPDIRRASYELEAAKLNVDVAKARFYPSLSIDGSYGYEQFNSKHFDGTPTSIFYGLAASLTAPILNRKAIKADYISANNKQVQAVYEFEKTLVQAYTEVVNQMNMIKNYDSVYNLKSSQVKALNESIEISNVLFKAARVDYIESLMTQRDSLEAQVELVDIKRKQLTAYVSLYKALGGGWKGTSENYKSVY; encoded by the coding sequence ATGTTAACTAAATTAAAATCAGCATCGCATATTTTACTTTGTGGTTTATTTCTCCTGGAGGCATGTGCACCAACCGTGCCCATGCTGAAGAAGAAGGCAAATCCCCTGCCTTCTGCCTTTCCGACTAGTGAGAGTGCCTCTACAGAAGGAAATTCGGCCGAGATAAACTGGAACGAATTTTTTAAGGACAAGCAGCTTGATTCACTCATTGAGCTTGCCCTAAAGAATAATCAAGAACTGGGCATTCTTGAGCAAGAGATCAGTATCGCCAACAATGAGATCATGGCACGTCAGGGTGAATATCTGCCGAAGTTCAATGCTGGTGTAGATGGTGGTATTGAAAAGACCGAAAGATTCAGTACTGAAGACGCCAACTCTAAGACGAAGTTCGGCCGCGCGGGTATCGCCATGTCTTGGGAAGTGGATATCTGGAAAAAACTCAGAAATGCCACTAAATCAGCTTACTTCTCTTATCTAGGTAGTATCGAAGGAAAAAGATATGTGACAACAAATCTCATTGCGGAAGTTGCAAATACCTATTACGAGCTTATGGCCCTGGATAATCAACTCGAGATTGTTAAATCCTATGTGAAGGTTCTTGCCCAGATCAGAGACATGGTTGACCTTCAACAGAAGGCGGGTCGTGTAACAACTCTCCCTGTGAAAAGATTTGATGCAGAGGTCTTAAAGAACAAGGCCCGTCAGGTTGAACTTGAACAAGATCTCATTATTACTCAAAACAAGATGAACCTGCTTCTTGGTCGATATCCACAAGACATTTCTCGTGACTCAAAAGACTTCTTTAATATCACTTTCTCGAAAATCAGTACCTCAGTGCCAACAAAGTTATTAGATAATCGTCCAGATATAAGAAGAGCGTCTTATGAACTTGAGGCCGCGAAGTTGAATGTCGATGTTGCCAAAGCACGTTTCTATCCGTCTCTTAGTATTGATGGAAGTTATGGGTATGAGCAATTCAACTCGAAACACTTCGATGGAACCCCGACTTCAATTTTCTACGGTTTGGCCGCCAGCTTAACGGCCCCCATCTTAAATCGTAAGGCCATCAAGGCGGATTACATTTCGGCCAACAATAAACAAGTACAAGCTGTCTATGAGTTTGAGAAGACTTTAGTCCAGGCCTACACTGAGGTCGTGAATCAGATGAATATGATTAAGAACTATGACTCTGTATATAATTTAAAATCAAGCCAGGTTAAGGCGCTGAATGAATCTATTGAAATTTCTAACGTGCTCTTTAAGGCCGCACGTGTGGATTACATCGAATCCTTGATGACCCAACGCGATTCACTTGAGGCACAGGTGGAATTGGTAGATATCAAGAGAAAGCAGCTTACAGCCTATGTAAGTCTGTACAAGGCTCTTGGTGGCGGTTGGAAAGGAACTTCGGAAAATTACAAATCAGTTTACTAA